In the genome of Poecilia reticulata strain Guanapo linkage group LG16, Guppy_female_1.0+MT, whole genome shotgun sequence, one region contains:
- the LOC103478091 gene encoding neuronal pentraxin-2, which produces MEIMRSAMFLLPLVLSLFHPTFATSGPDFNYGAHPRFVCTPIPADADPSCFHTAGTGAGSTGPGGSNHQNVPPSGWWGASDEAKATILHLRESLVQQKEIILDQRETIRELTAKLTLCEGAGRGPSLHDEHHGSVSYSHHKGLSVHHTSYTDNSHYGNGRLIPDSQHHHSSVQQSEGGYGGGHNHGKDKHGTAGDSTSTMEQLERMLHALKERLSSLQKRNSTSTYSSSLKELLQRKISTLEEQLHHHTAALGSSADQHHDDDSGHRDDGDHHDDGHHDDNHKHDHDDDHDDEHHDVHDDTGDHTDHHDDSHSEDHHDGDHDDHDEDQDSDSEEDEDEDEDDEEEEEDEEEEEEEDDHRSNETEDHSYLPHTGYRTGFHSNKLETMLNQLHLTASNKKHSKNLDAFQISFPMRTNYMYGRMKRTLLQEIFALTLCLWMKAGVGPGLGTPFSYSAPGQANELVLIEWGNNPIELLIDDKAVTLPLSLSDGKWHHVCVTWTTRDGQWEAYQDGVQRGSGTNLSPWHSIKPGGVFILGQEQDTLGGRFDATQSYVGEMSDLHMWSHALSAADIYSLASCGSHLRGDVIDWSESEVELHGGVARYPFDPCH; this is translated from the exons ATGGAGATTATGAGGAGCGCCATGTTCCTTCTTCCCCTGGTTCTTTCTCTATTTCACCCCACATTTGCCACATCAGGCCCAGACTTCAACTACGGAGCCCACCCGCGCTTCGTCTGCACCCCAATCCCTGCGGACGCAGACCCTTCCTGCTTCCACACAGCAGGCACGGGCGCCGGGTCGACGGGGCCTGGAGGATCAAACCATCAGAACGTCCCTCCCAGCGGCTGGTGGGGGGCCAGTGACGAGGCTAAAGCCACCATCCTCCACCTGAGGGAGAGCCTTGTGCAGCAGAAGGAGATCATCCTGGACCAGAGGGAGACCATCAGAGAGCTGACGGCCAAGCTGACCCTGTGTGAGGGCGCTGGGCGAGGCCCGTCGCTTCACGACGAGCACCACGGCTCTGTGTCATACTCGCATCACAAGGGACTGTCCGTTCACCACACATCGTACACCGACAACAGTCACTATGGCAACGGCAGACTCATCCCAGACTCACAGCACCACCACTCCTCAGTCCAACAATCCGAAGGAGGGTACGGCGGCGGCCACAACCACGGGAAGGACAAACACGGGACGGCGGGGGACAGCACATCAACGATGGAGCAGCTGGAGAGGATGCTGCACGCGCTGAAAGAGAGACTAAGCAGCCTGCAG AAGAGGAACAGCACCAGCACATACTCCAGctctctgaaggagctgctgcagaggaagatCAGCAccctggaggagcagctgcacCACCACACCGCCGCCCTGGGCAGCAGCGCCGACCAACACCACGATGACGACTCCGGCCACAGAGATGACGGAGACCACCATGACGACGGTCACCACGACGACAACCACAAGCACGACCACGACGACGACCACGACGACGAACACCACGACGTCCACGACGACACAGGAGACCACACGGACCATCATGACGACAGCCACAGCGAAGACCACCATGACGGAGATCACGACGATCATGATGAAGATCAGGATAGTGATAgtgaggaggatgaagatgaagatgaggatgacgaggaggaggaggaagacgaagaagaggaggaggaagaggatgatcACAGGAGCAATGAAACGGAGGATCACAGTTACCTCCCACACACTGGGTACAGAACTGGTTTCCACTCTAATAAACTGGAAACGATGCTCAACCAGCTGCACCTGACAG CTTCCAACAAGAAACATTCCAAGAACCTGGACGCCTTCCAGATCAGCTTCCCAATGAGGACCAACTACATGTACGGACGGATGAAGAGGACTCTGCTGCAGGAGATCTTCGCTCTGACCTTGTGCCTCTGGATGAAGGCAGGCGTGGGACCCGGACTGGGGACTCCTTTCTCCTACTCTGCACCCGGACAGGCCAATGAGCTGGTGCTCATCGAGTGGGGGAACAACCCCATCGAGCTGCTGATCGATGACAAG GCTGTGACGCTGCCCTTATCTCTGAGTGACGGAAAGTGGCACCATGTTTGTGTGACGTGGACAACAAGGGACGGACAGTGGGAGGCCTACCAGGACGGTGTGCAGCGGGGCTCTGGGACCAACCTCTCTCCCTGGCACTCCATCAAACCTGGAGGGGTCTTCATCCTGGGACAGGAGCAG GACACTCTTGGAGGCCGTTTTGATGCCACTCAGTCGTACGTGGGAGAGATGTCAGACCTCCACATGTGGTCGCACGCCCTTAGCGCCGCTGACATCTACAGCCTGGCCTCCTGCGGCAGCCACCTACGCGGTGACGTCATCGACTGGTCCGAGTCGGAGGTGGAGCTTCACGGCGGCGTTGCTAGGTACCCGTTCGACCCCTGCCACTGA